One genomic region from Leptospira tipperaryensis encodes:
- the rpsD gene encoding 30S ribosomal protein S4 — MARYRGPVVKIMRREGVDLFLKSSYTFNKDKFHRKGPPGMPTKRKGKVSEYGAQLREKQKLKRAYGLLEKQFRRYYEEASHAHGVTGEILLQLLERRLDNVLYRLGFAVTRRQARNFIAHRHILVNGDRVDIPSYRLNVGDKVEIRDKFKTSTFIADNIRLSQSLQGVPSWLSADYTNFGGDVTALPERHHIDLPVKEQVIVELYSK; from the coding sequence ATGGCAAGATATAGAGGTCCTGTTGTAAAAATCATGAGAAGGGAGGGAGTTGATCTCTTCCTGAAGTCGAGCTATACTTTTAATAAAGATAAATTCCACCGCAAAGGGCCTCCTGGTATGCCTACTAAGCGGAAAGGAAAAGTGTCGGAATACGGCGCTCAGCTTCGCGAAAAACAAAAACTCAAAAGAGCTTACGGTCTTTTAGAAAAACAATTCCGTAGATATTATGAAGAAGCTTCTCACGCTCACGGTGTGACCGGTGAAATTCTTTTACAACTTCTGGAAAGAAGATTGGATAACGTTTTGTATCGCCTTGGTTTCGCGGTAACTCGTCGCCAAGCGAGAAACTTCATCGCTCACAGACATATTCTTGTGAACGGAGATAGAGTGGATATTCCTTCCTACAGACTCAACGTAGGTGATAAAGTGGAAATTCGCGACAAGTTTAAAACTTCTACCTTCATTGCGGATAACATTCGTTTATCTCAGTCATTGCAGGGAGTTCCATCTTGGTTATCGGCAGATTACACAAACTTTGGCGGGGACGTAACGGCATTGCCTGAGCGCCACCATATCGATCTACCGGTTAAAGAACAGGTAATCGTAGAGCTTTACTCTAAATAA
- the rpsK gene encoding 30S ribosomal protein S11, translating into MADDKKTKKEKKVKKKEKKVVPRGKVYITASFNNTIVTITDMAGNTISWSTSGAMGFRGSKKSTPYAAQIAAGNAAEKAMDAAGLQEVDVMVSGPGIGRESAIRSLVARGLNIKMIKDVTPLPHNGCRPRKRRRV; encoded by the coding sequence ATGGCTGACGATAAGAAAACCAAGAAAGAGAAGAAAGTTAAAAAGAAGGAAAAGAAAGTTGTTCCTCGCGGTAAAGTTTATATCACCGCTTCCTTCAATAACACGATCGTAACGATCACCGATATGGCCGGGAATACAATCTCTTGGTCCACTTCCGGTGCAATGGGATTTCGTGGATCCAAAAAATCCACTCCGTATGCGGCTCAGATCGCAGCGGGAAATGCGGCCGAAAAAGCTATGGATGCCGCTGGACTTCAAGAAGTAGATGTAATGGTTTCCGGACCCGGCATTGGCCGCGAGTCTGCGATTCGTTCTTTGGTTGCCAGAGGATTGAACATTAAGATGATTAAGGATGTTACTCCATTGCCTCACAATGGATGCCGTCCACGTAAGAGAAGAAGGGTCTAA
- the rpsM gene encoding 30S ribosomal protein S13 — MARIAGIDLPREKRVVIGLTYIFGIGNSLSRGILKKAGVDEKIRVKDLNEAQEAAIRKAIEESAKVEGDLRSEIQLNIKRLMDIGCYRGLRHRRGLPVNGQRTRTNARTRKGGKKTVANKKKVTK; from the coding sequence ATGGCGCGTATTGCAGGTATTGACCTTCCAAGAGAAAAAAGAGTTGTTATAGGATTAACCTATATCTTCGGGATCGGAAATTCCTTATCGAGAGGAATTCTGAAAAAAGCCGGAGTAGACGAAAAGATTCGCGTAAAGGACCTTAACGAGGCTCAAGAAGCGGCGATTCGTAAGGCGATTGAAGAAAGTGCAAAAGTGGAAGGGGACCTGCGCTCCGAAATCCAATTGAACATCAAACGTTTGATGGACATTGGATGCTACAGAGGACTCAGACATAGAAGAGGTCTTCCGGTAAATGGTCAAAGAACCAGAACCAATGCCAGAACCAGAAAGGGCGGCAAGAAGACTGTAGCGAATAAGAAAAAGGTAACTAAGTAA
- the rpmJ gene encoding 50S ribosomal protein L36, translating to MKVRTSVKKICSSCKVIRRKGVIRVICTNPKHKQRQA from the coding sequence ATGAAAGTAAGAACATCAGTTAAGAAAATCTGCTCTAGCTGCAAGGTTATCAGAAGAAAAGGTGTAATCCGCGTGATCTGCACCAATCCGAAACACAAACAAAGGCAAGCATAA
- the infA gene encoding translation initiation factor IF-1, with protein sequence MAKEEAITVDGTVLEPLPNAMFRVELENGHKVLAHISGKMRMHYIRILPGDKVTVELSPYDLSKGRITYRKK encoded by the coding sequence GTGGCAAAGGAAGAAGCGATCACAGTCGATGGCACCGTACTTGAGCCCCTGCCCAACGCGATGTTCCGTGTAGAATTGGAAAATGGTCATAAAGTTTTGGCACATATTTCCGGAAAGATGAGAATGCACTATATCCGGATTTTACCGGGTGATAAAGTTACGGTAGAACTCTCCCCTTACGACCTTTCTAAGGGAAGAATTACTTACCGCAAAAAGTAG
- a CDS encoding adenylate kinase — MKNIIFMGPPGAGKGTQAKILCQNLSIPQISTGDILRDAVKNQTAMGVEAKRYMDAGDLVPDGVVIGIIKDRIRESDCKNGFLLDGFPRTVEQADALDSLLKSEGKSIDKAINLQVPDSELLKRLLSRAEIEGRADDNEATIKNRLDNYNKKTLPLLDYYAAQKKLSQVNGVGSLEEVTSLIQKELA; from the coding sequence ATGAAGAATATTATTTTCATGGGGCCTCCCGGGGCTGGAAAAGGAACTCAGGCAAAAATTCTTTGTCAGAATCTTTCCATCCCTCAGATTTCCACAGGTGATATTTTACGCGACGCTGTAAAAAATCAAACCGCGATGGGAGTCGAAGCAAAGCGTTACATGGACGCAGGTGATTTGGTGCCCGATGGTGTTGTAATCGGAATCATCAAAGATCGCATTCGTGAATCGGATTGTAAGAATGGATTTTTATTGGATGGTTTTCCGAGAACCGTGGAACAAGCGGACGCTCTCGATTCTCTTTTAAAAAGTGAAGGAAAGTCGATCGATAAAGCGATCAATCTTCAGGTTCCGGATTCGGAACTTTTGAAGAGGCTTTTAAGTCGTGCGGAAATCGAAGGCCGCGCTGACGACAATGAAGCGACGATCAAGAATCGTCTGGACAATTATAACAAGAAGACTCTTCCTCTTCTGGACTACTACGCGGCACAAAAGAAACTATCTCAAGTGAACGGAGTCGGGTCCCTGGAAGAGGTGACTTCTTTGATTCAAAAGGAGCTAGCTTAA